CCGCGAAATCTTTCCCGTCGATTTGTTTTAGGACATCATTCTGGGAGGTTCTCGGGAGACCGTGAGCAGGCAGGGTAGGGGTTTCCTCAGCCATTGCTTCGGTCTTGAACTTCCGTGTAAGTTCTTCGAGCGTCCTTGTCACGCCCTCGGCGACGCTGTTGATATCATCAGGACAGCACTGGCCAACGATGTGCTCGAGGGGATAGCTTGTCGGTCCTTCGACGTCAGGTGTCTTCGTTCGCCGCCACCATTTGATGGCCTTGACGACGTTCACGTAGTGACCATCCGTGATATCGTTCTTATTTACAGTGAAGGCGATAGTCGCGAGGGGATGGGTATTCTCCCACTCGTTCTCATCTCGATGTGGGATCTTGAGCGGTTCGTCCTTCCACTCGTCGTCGCCATCTGCCGAGATATTGAGGGCCTCTGCCACCGTCGAAAGGTTGTCCGGAGTCAGGGCTGTTCCCACGTCCAGTGAACCCAGTGATTTGACGGCTTCACGTGTTGCCTCGCTGGGTGCCGCTGTCAAGACGAGATCGATCTCCACCTTCTCTTCCTCGATCT
This portion of the Halomarina litorea genome encodes:
- a CDS encoding SMODS domain-containing nucleotidyltransferase — translated: MTTLPTLFETFLSDIRPQDEHNDAYKEGHETLRDHLQTDDDIDEFYVADFLQGSYRRWTALRPQEDEKSDVDVVFVSDLSSDLDTDVALEKCEPFLKEHYEGQWEPNAHSYKIEEEKVEIDLVLTAAPSEATREAVKSLGSLDVGTALTPDNLSTVAEALNISADGDDEWKDEPLKIPHRDENEWENTHPLATIAFTVNKNDITDGHYVNVVKAIKWWRRTKTPDVEGPTSYPLEHIVGQCCPDDINSVAEGVTRTLEELTRKFKTEAMAEETPTLPAHGLPRTSQNDVLKQIDGKDFAAFYDETEDAAELARTALDEEDNETSRDYWYQLFGEKFPPFGSDDDSDDGGEKAMSVGSSSQVEDPSDHQFAESDS